Part of the Paroedura picta isolate Pp20150507F chromosome 3, Ppicta_v3.0, whole genome shotgun sequence genome is shown below.
TatttccaaaaggggtggcagtaaaataagcactatgcagctatgattagatacataggcatagcaacggagaagttttacttaaaaaaaaaataccttgcatCGCGGgtcctttaaagcatggagaaaggtgattggctgtctggcttgattgacaggcagaggagagtcgcaTGTATAGTatgttcccctcttctgccatttcaagcaggcatgttgAGTGCCAAGAAGtgcgagaaggtggcagaggaaagcgagagagccaggaagtgagatttttttatagtgttatgccagtgcactggcgtaatgctatttttttcaatgcggaatggccctgcaAGTTCTTCTCTTAAGTCATAAAAATAGCTCGCAACAATAATATTGTTTCTTTAGTTGTGACTGCCAAGTATTTTAAAATTCTTCAACAAACTATGTTAAGTCAGTCATTCATCTTGTCCAAATTCAGAaataccccccctcccagagtGCTTGCTTGGTGGAGGTTGCAGCCCAATTACAGACAACAAGAATAATTACCTGGTTCAGAAAAAGTATCACTGATATCATCATCTTTGTCATCCTCataatcctcctcctcttcctcctcctcctcgtcatTTTCTGACAGTTCATGCTCACTTCCAAACCCTTCATCATGGTCTTCATCTTCcacatcttcatcatcatcttcatcctcaTCAGGATCAGCTTTGCTTGCCTGCTCTGCCAAACCATCTGTGACAAAGAGGGAATAGTTGTGTTCTTCCTTTTTCTGTGATGGATCTGAAACAGATGTGCTGGCAGAGAGACTGCTCTCCTCAGCGACTAGTCCTGGAGTTTCCTGGGGCGGAGTAAGGAGCAGAGCCTGAGTCTCTTTAAAAGGCAAAATAGGAGCACTGTGACTCTGAAGGGAGACAATCCCTTTCCGCTCTTGTTTCTTTGCTACAGCTCCACAGTAGCAGGTATTTTCTTTTGCAGCATCAGCATAAGCCTGATTCATTGCTGACCTACTCTGGGGTaccatatttatttttacttttgccTTCTTAACATAATCTTTACATTCAACATGAATGTTCACCTTCTCATTGCTGTACACATTGGTCTTCACCATAATTTGTGTGCTTGAATTGGCCTTGCTTGCTTTTTGAGCAAATTCTGACAAAGGAGCCTCAGCCTGAGCAGTCTTGGATGAGCAAACTGGGGCTGCTGCTCTGGTTGTGATCTTCTTTGCTGGCAAAGAAGTTAACTGGCTTTGTTTTACATTGAACAGCAATTCTGAGTAGCACAGTGGATCTGAGACAGGCTGAGAGTCCTCACTGTTGAGCTGTGCCAGAGTTGGGGTTTTACTGATGACTTCTTCATCCTGGTATGGGCTTGAAAAGTCATCAAGGCCCAGATAATCCACCTCTTTTGTTCCCCAGATGTCACAGTTGGTTAATTTGGTGTATTTTGTCAAATCTTCACAGTAAGTGTCCCACTGTTCCCACTTTGAAGGGAAAGAGGTTTCAGTATCCAGAATGTCCGTAAAAGATTCCAGGTTCTCAAGATCTTTACAGTCCTCTACAGAAAGGAGGTTGTCTCTGGAACTCTGCTGGTAATCCATTTCTCTGTCCTAGAAAGTTACAATAAATAAggtacatttgttttttttttttcactctccaT
Proteins encoded:
- the CREBRF gene encoding CREB3 regulatory factor, whose amino-acid sequence is MSYMLPTNPEEKLERKLQAKKTKSLELNLEDLGLEMPQPSVSGMDPPFGDAFRSHMFSEQTLMSTDLLASSSDPDFMYELDREMDYQQSSRDNLLSVEDCKDLENLESFTDILDTETSFPSKWEQWDTYCEDLTKYTKLTNCDIWGTKEVDYLGLDDFSSPYQDEEVISKTPTLAQLNSEDSQPVSDPLCYSELLFNVKQSQLTSLPAKKITTRAAAPVCSSKTAQAEAPLSEFAQKASKANSSTQIMVKTNVYSNEKVNIHVECKDYVKKAKVKINMVPQSRSAMNQAYADAAKENTCYCGAVAKKQERKGIVSLQSHSAPILPFKETQALLLTPPQETPGLVAEESSLSASTSVSDPSQKKEEHNYSLFVTDGLAEQASKADPDEDEDDDEDVEDEDHDEGFGSEHELSENDEEEEEEEEDYEDDKDDDISDTFSEPGYENDSVEDLKEMTAISCRKRGKRRYFWEYSEQLTPSQQERMLRPSEWNRDTLPSNMYQKNGLHHGKYAVKKSRRTDVEDLTPNPKKLLQIGNELRKLNKVISDLTPVSELPLTARPRSRKEKNKLASRACRLKKKAQYEANKVKLWGLNTEYDNLLFVINSIKQEIVNRVQSPKDDRGTNMGQKLDVLIKDTLGPPVAGQTSEFVNQVLEKTAEGDPTGGLVGLRIPTSKV